A stretch of Macadamia integrifolia cultivar HAES 741 chromosome 7, SCU_Mint_v3, whole genome shotgun sequence DNA encodes these proteins:
- the LOC122084151 gene encoding trigger factor-like: MIDDWQDWLRHFFNPMLLIRDSKKYPDEKRNEWKEKLMLVQILSLPSNENNPEMIEVVTYDLLRTVMTLAIGEQIKEHTSLIYRGSDTKDDEFEFESHEESNEEPSKGDINEEEDDDDDDEDESEDGDDGDDSNSPSDDEYQD, translated from the exons ATGATAGATGATTGGCAAGATTGGCTTCGTCATTTCTTCAATCCAATGCTTCTTATTAGAGATTCCAAGAAGTACCCTGATGAGAAGCGTAAtgagtggaaagagaagttgATGCTTGTACAAATATTGTCCCTTCCTTCGAAT GAGAATAATCCAGAGATGATTGAAGTAGTCACATATGACCTTCTCAGGACAGTAATGACATTGGCAATAGGGgagcaaatcaaagagcacacctccctaatctaTAGAGGGAGTGACACAAAAGATGATGAGTTTG AATTCGAGAGTCATgaggaatctaatgaagaaccaAGCAAGGGGGAcatcaatgaagaagaggatgatgatgatgacgatgaggacgagAGTGAAGATGgggatgatggagatgactccaACTCTCcaagtgatgatgagtaccaagACTAG